A portion of the Bombus terrestris chromosome 3, iyBomTerr1.2, whole genome shotgun sequence genome contains these proteins:
- the LOC100649406 gene encoding uncharacterized protein LOC100649406 isoform X5 → MAGDLTGCDRVTAGRSHKKADTIKTTIVPLVKKLCENTQSVQSDDNVICVIAQEFGKIVLGLETCLLPTEKTWFLKYFQQLAQMGIVLMKKESKPHLPFMNINFDEDEKYVECRRCCAFNLPAMFIFVSNSVDDTDALLLTFTALASDHYYLVRRTVACGIHEVAKVLGPKSGRIKTDLIKLLKDNSEEVLQGLIPHIGLTLDCLAESQIIGVDKMDSTVMEIGRALLKCESEIAATHNWRLVSSMHSQLEILPKYFPSDFIYSYFVPMAFFRILHARPIPVRLSAGTLYLFLLRYNMKPMQRVELRSKLYSDLASNPNCYVRMMFVRMMIEALEIFSSAYFKEHFFTVLLNLAEDPVANIRMKVISLLPQLKSMLRMPADKKLLTLLESTITHLINSEKDRDVLAELSSVIKKLDDISLKYEGRATSGAVSKQGTEDIRKLEEEKRLSGMANGKSPGGGATIKKGGWRHVTADSSSKTMPQTSSKDSIGSPRQSSDGSKARIQLTHPWERIGHTNSNISTTHTNFDNGSCSDYLMQKAQQSRSKLALPFILWPETCECDYAEEYAFHSCPSSDYARSVFLAIMRENRRRSQQNFLLTRDYAREFSTNIASKDTATVRTLAAHYNSCWPCSSMPEIPVMLSDDEFLVDAGIRIPVQFSQSTSKIPHLQDSMFGKRRTSFNVNHARPTSMNFDKGKPKRNSSVEYEDCMKRRTNVDQSDDVRTSIDCEDGLRLVKENQQLGKKDPVYVGPLMRSRFGFGVNQERTMDDKMKRRNSLIMDKDKPKVVQSKCTLDRTKRNSANFDKGKPKRNLSAECEDGIKRRTNGTNQAKGIRLRSIDYEDGLSLVKENQQLDKKDPLYLGPLMRSRFGFSVNQDRSMDDKMKRRNSLIMDKDKPKIIQSKCMLDRTKRHSANFSLKMLDTKETKPILKAQHSLDVTDYTPSERLSRALRRYSTLDVNHNQGHSKIPLRNFVRRSRTAPATRASSPVGSQLRYEEIDKLCRKFEEYQLY, encoded by the exons ATGGCTGGAGACCTTACTGGATGTGATAGAGTTACTGCCGGTAGAAGTCATAAGAAAGCAG atACAATAAAAACTACCATAGTGCCACTTGTTAAGAAATTATGTGAAAATACACAATCTGTACAGTCAGACGATAACGTGATATGCGTCATTGCCcaagaatttggaaaaattgtaCTCGGCCTAGAAA CATGCTTATTACCTACGGAAAAAACATggttcttaaaatattttcaacaacTTGCACAAATGGGTATTGTTTTAATGAAAAAAGAATCTAAGCCTCATCTTCCATTT atgaatattaattttgacGAAGATGAAAAATATGTAGAATGCAGAAGATGTTGCGCGTTTAATTTGCCAGCAATGTTCATCTTTGTATCAAATTCCGTGGATGATACAGATGCATTACTTCTTACATTCACTGCATTGGCGAGTGATCACTATTATTTGGTTCGAAGAACTGTAGCGTGTGGAATCCATGAA GTGGCCAAGGTGTTAGGTCCAAAAAGTGGACGGATAAAAACAgatctaataaaattattgaaagatAACTCTGAAGAAGTTTTACAAGGTTTAATTCCTCATATAGGATTAACGCTTGATTGCCTGGCTGAAAGTCAAATTATTGGAGTAGATAAAATG GATTCCACTGTTATGGAAATTGGTAGAGCTCTATTGAAATGTGAGTCGGAAATAGCAGCTACACATAATTGGAGATTAGTGTCTTCGATGCATTCACAACTTGAGATATTGCCTAAATACTTCCCAAGTGATTTTATATATTCGTATTTTGTGCCAATGGCCTTTTTTAGAATATTACACGCT AGGCCAATACCCGTTCGACTCTCCGCAGGAACTCTATATCTTttccttttacgttataacatgaaaCCAATGCAAAGGGTAGAACTTCGTAGCAAATTGTATTCAGATTTGGCTAGTAATCCGAATTGTTACGTGAGAATGATGTTTGTTCGTATGATGATAGAGGCTTTGGAAATTTTCTCTTCTGCATATTTCAAGGAACatttttttactgttttattGAACTTGGCAGAAGATCCTGTAGCTAACATAAGAATGAAAGTAATTTCTCTGTTGCCTCAATTAAAAAGTATGCTGCGGATGCCGgccgataaaaaattattaactttGTTAGAATCGACTATAACGCATTTAATAAATAGCGAAAAGGATAGAGATGTACTAGCCGAGCTGTCATCCGTTATAAAAAAATTGGATGATATATCGCTTAAATACGAAGGTCGAGCT ACATCTGGAGCAGTTTCAAAACAGGGCACTGAAGACATTAGAAAGTTAGAGGAAGAGAAGAGATTATCAGGAATGGCAAATGGGAAATCTCCAGGCGGAGGTGCTACAATAAAGAAAG GGGGGTGGCGACATGTGACTGCCGATTCCTCATCAAAAACGAT GCCGCAAACATCATCGAAAG ATAGCATAGGCTCACCTCGCCAATCAAGCGACGGATCAAAAGCGAG AATTCAACTAACACATCCTTGGGAAAGAATAGGGCATACCAACTCAAATATTAGTACAACCCATACTAACTTTGACAATGGATCATGCAGTGATTATCTAATGCAAAAGGCTCAGCAGAGTCGATCGAAATTAGCATTGCCATTTATATTGTGGCCGGAAACATGCGAATGCGACTATGCGGAAGAATACGCTTTCCATTCTTGTCCCTCGTCCGATTACGCCAGGTCTGTCTTTTTGGCGATCATGAGAGAGAACCGGCGAAGATCGCAACAAAATTTCCTACTAACCCGAGATTATGCCCGCGAGTTTTCCACTAACATTGCCAGCAAGGACACTGCCACTGTAAGAACGCTTGCAGCTCACTATAACTCTTGTTGGCCTTGTAGCTCTATGCCGGAGATACCGGTAATGCTGTCGGATGACGAATTCCTGGTGGATGCTGGTATCAGGATACCGGTGCAGTTCTCTCAAAGCACCTCTAAGATACCGCATCTGCAAGATTCCATGTTTGGTAAGAGAAGAACTTCGTTCAACGTGAATCATGCTCGGCCTACCAGTATGAATTTCGACAAGGGAAAGCCTAAGAGAAACTCTTCCGTTGAATACGAAGATTGCATGAAACGAAGAACGAATGTCGATCAGTCGGACGATGTCAGAACTTCTATCGATTGCGAGGACGGATTGAGACTGGTAAAAGAAAATCAACAGCTGGGTAAGAAGGATCCTGTATACGTTGGCCCTTTGATGAGATCTAGATTTGGATTCGGTGTGAATCAGGAGAGAACGATGGACGACAAAATGAAACGACGAAATTCGTTAATAATGGATAAGGACAAGCCGAAGGTTGTGCAGTCAAAGTGCACGTTGGACAGGACTAAAAGGAACTCCGCCAATTTCGACAAGGGAAAGCCCAAGAGAAATCTCTCCGCCGAATGCGAGGATGGTATAAAACGGAGAACCAATGGAACTAATCAAGCGAAAGGTATAAGattacgatcgatcgattacgAGGATGGTTTGAGTTTAGTGAAGGAGAATCAACAGCTCGACAAGAAGGATCCATTATATCTCGGGCCTCTGATGAGATCTAGGTTCGGGTTCAGCGTAAATCAGGATAGGTCGATGGACGATAAGATGAAACGCCGGAACTCACTGATAATGGATAAAGACAAGCCCAAGATCATACAGTCAAAGTGTATGCTGGACAGGACTAAACGACACTCTGCGAATTTTAGTTTAAAGATGCTGGATACGAAAGAGACTAAGCCTATCTTGAAGGCTCAGCATAGCTTAGACGTGACCGACTATACACCTTCGGAACGTTTAAGCCGGGCTCTAAGACGATATTCGACCTTAGACGTGAATCATAATCAGGGACATAGTAAAATACCCTTAAGAAATTTTGTACGTCGTAGTAGAACCGCACCAGCTACCAGGGCTTCCAGCCCCGTAGGTTCGCAATTAAGGTACGAGGAGATCGACAAGCTGTGCCGAAAGTTCGAGGAGTACCAATTGTATTAG
- the LOC100649406 gene encoding serine/threonine-protein phosphatase 4 regulatory subunit 4 isoform X4 has protein sequence MVHSLCQDVNSEVRASICLQLRFVAEGLGAESVKSALLPSFVELASDEESNVRCASVQTIAYLLPHLQEDTIKTTIVPLVKKLCENTQSVQSDDNVICVIAQEFGKIVLGLETCLLPTEKTWFLKYFQQLAQMGIVLMKKESKPHLPFMNINFDEDEKYVECRRCCAFNLPAMFIFVSNSVDDTDALLLTFTALASDHYYLVRRTVACGIHEVAKVLGPKSGRIKTDLIKLLKDNSEEVLQGLIPHIGLTLDCLAESQIIGVDKMDSTVMEIGRALLKCESEIAATHNWRLVSSMHSQLEILPKYFPSDFIYSYFVPMAFFRILHARPIPVRLSAGTLYLFLLRYNMKPMQRVELRSKLYSDLASNPNCYVRMMFVRMMIEALEIFSSAYFKEHFFTVLLNLAEDPVANIRMKVISLLPQLKSMLRMPADKKLLTLLESTITHLINSEKDRDVLAELSSVIKKLDDISLKYEGRATSGAVSKQGTEDIRKLEEEKRLSGMANGKSPGGGATIKKGGWRHVTADSSSKTMPQTSSKDSIGSPRQSSDGSKARIQLTHPWERIGHTNSNISTTHTNFDNGSCSDYLMQKAQQSRSKLALPFILWPETCECDYAEEYAFHSCPSSDYARSVFLAIMRENRRRSQQNFLLTRDYAREFSTNIASKDTATVRTLAAHYNSCWPCSSMPEIPVMLSDDEFLVDAGIRIPVQFSQSTSKIPHLQDSMFGKRRTSFNVNHARPTSMNFDKGKPKRNSSVEYEDCMKRRTNVDQSDDVRTSIDCEDGLRLVKENQQLGKKDPVYVGPLMRSRFGFGVNQERTMDDKMKRRNSLIMDKDKPKVVQSKCTLDRTKRNSANFDKGKPKRNLSAECEDGIKRRTNGTNQAKGIRLRSIDYEDGLSLVKENQQLDKKDPLYLGPLMRSRFGFSVNQDRSMDDKMKRRNSLIMDKDKPKIIQSKCMLDRTKRHSANFSLKMLDTKETKPILKAQHSLDVTDYTPSERLSRALRRYSTLDVNHNQGHSKIPLRNFVRRSRTAPATRASSPVGSQLRYEEIDKLCRKFEEYQLY, from the exons ATGGTACACTCCCTCTGTCAGGATGTAAATAGTGAAGTACGAGCTAGTATCTGCTTGCAGCTACGTTTTGTTGCCGAAGGCCTTGGTGCTGAGTCTGTAAAATCTGCTTTGCTACCATCTTTCGTAGAATTAGCAAGTGATGAAGAAAGCAATGTAAGATGCGCCTCTGTACAAACAATAGCGTATTTGCTACCTCATCTTCAGGAAG atACAATAAAAACTACCATAGTGCCACTTGTTAAGAAATTATGTGAAAATACACAATCTGTACAGTCAGACGATAACGTGATATGCGTCATTGCCcaagaatttggaaaaattgtaCTCGGCCTAGAAA CATGCTTATTACCTACGGAAAAAACATggttcttaaaatattttcaacaacTTGCACAAATGGGTATTGTTTTAATGAAAAAAGAATCTAAGCCTCATCTTCCATTT atgaatattaattttgacGAAGATGAAAAATATGTAGAATGCAGAAGATGTTGCGCGTTTAATTTGCCAGCAATGTTCATCTTTGTATCAAATTCCGTGGATGATACAGATGCATTACTTCTTACATTCACTGCATTGGCGAGTGATCACTATTATTTGGTTCGAAGAACTGTAGCGTGTGGAATCCATGAA GTGGCCAAGGTGTTAGGTCCAAAAAGTGGACGGATAAAAACAgatctaataaaattattgaaagatAACTCTGAAGAAGTTTTACAAGGTTTAATTCCTCATATAGGATTAACGCTTGATTGCCTGGCTGAAAGTCAAATTATTGGAGTAGATAAAATG GATTCCACTGTTATGGAAATTGGTAGAGCTCTATTGAAATGTGAGTCGGAAATAGCAGCTACACATAATTGGAGATTAGTGTCTTCGATGCATTCACAACTTGAGATATTGCCTAAATACTTCCCAAGTGATTTTATATATTCGTATTTTGTGCCAATGGCCTTTTTTAGAATATTACACGCT AGGCCAATACCCGTTCGACTCTCCGCAGGAACTCTATATCTTttccttttacgttataacatgaaaCCAATGCAAAGGGTAGAACTTCGTAGCAAATTGTATTCAGATTTGGCTAGTAATCCGAATTGTTACGTGAGAATGATGTTTGTTCGTATGATGATAGAGGCTTTGGAAATTTTCTCTTCTGCATATTTCAAGGAACatttttttactgttttattGAACTTGGCAGAAGATCCTGTAGCTAACATAAGAATGAAAGTAATTTCTCTGTTGCCTCAATTAAAAAGTATGCTGCGGATGCCGgccgataaaaaattattaactttGTTAGAATCGACTATAACGCATTTAATAAATAGCGAAAAGGATAGAGATGTACTAGCCGAGCTGTCATCCGTTATAAAAAAATTGGATGATATATCGCTTAAATACGAAGGTCGAGCT ACATCTGGAGCAGTTTCAAAACAGGGCACTGAAGACATTAGAAAGTTAGAGGAAGAGAAGAGATTATCAGGAATGGCAAATGGGAAATCTCCAGGCGGAGGTGCTACAATAAAGAAAG GGGGGTGGCGACATGTGACTGCCGATTCCTCATCAAAAACGAT GCCGCAAACATCATCGAAAG ATAGCATAGGCTCACCTCGCCAATCAAGCGACGGATCAAAAGCGAG AATTCAACTAACACATCCTTGGGAAAGAATAGGGCATACCAACTCAAATATTAGTACAACCCATACTAACTTTGACAATGGATCATGCAGTGATTATCTAATGCAAAAGGCTCAGCAGAGTCGATCGAAATTAGCATTGCCATTTATATTGTGGCCGGAAACATGCGAATGCGACTATGCGGAAGAATACGCTTTCCATTCTTGTCCCTCGTCCGATTACGCCAGGTCTGTCTTTTTGGCGATCATGAGAGAGAACCGGCGAAGATCGCAACAAAATTTCCTACTAACCCGAGATTATGCCCGCGAGTTTTCCACTAACATTGCCAGCAAGGACACTGCCACTGTAAGAACGCTTGCAGCTCACTATAACTCTTGTTGGCCTTGTAGCTCTATGCCGGAGATACCGGTAATGCTGTCGGATGACGAATTCCTGGTGGATGCTGGTATCAGGATACCGGTGCAGTTCTCTCAAAGCACCTCTAAGATACCGCATCTGCAAGATTCCATGTTTGGTAAGAGAAGAACTTCGTTCAACGTGAATCATGCTCGGCCTACCAGTATGAATTTCGACAAGGGAAAGCCTAAGAGAAACTCTTCCGTTGAATACGAAGATTGCATGAAACGAAGAACGAATGTCGATCAGTCGGACGATGTCAGAACTTCTATCGATTGCGAGGACGGATTGAGACTGGTAAAAGAAAATCAACAGCTGGGTAAGAAGGATCCTGTATACGTTGGCCCTTTGATGAGATCTAGATTTGGATTCGGTGTGAATCAGGAGAGAACGATGGACGACAAAATGAAACGACGAAATTCGTTAATAATGGATAAGGACAAGCCGAAGGTTGTGCAGTCAAAGTGCACGTTGGACAGGACTAAAAGGAACTCCGCCAATTTCGACAAGGGAAAGCCCAAGAGAAATCTCTCCGCCGAATGCGAGGATGGTATAAAACGGAGAACCAATGGAACTAATCAAGCGAAAGGTATAAGattacgatcgatcgattacgAGGATGGTTTGAGTTTAGTGAAGGAGAATCAACAGCTCGACAAGAAGGATCCATTATATCTCGGGCCTCTGATGAGATCTAGGTTCGGGTTCAGCGTAAATCAGGATAGGTCGATGGACGATAAGATGAAACGCCGGAACTCACTGATAATGGATAAAGACAAGCCCAAGATCATACAGTCAAAGTGTATGCTGGACAGGACTAAACGACACTCTGCGAATTTTAGTTTAAAGATGCTGGATACGAAAGAGACTAAGCCTATCTTGAAGGCTCAGCATAGCTTAGACGTGACCGACTATACACCTTCGGAACGTTTAAGCCGGGCTCTAAGACGATATTCGACCTTAGACGTGAATCATAATCAGGGACATAGTAAAATACCCTTAAGAAATTTTGTACGTCGTAGTAGAACCGCACCAGCTACCAGGGCTTCCAGCCCCGTAGGTTCGCAATTAAGGTACGAGGAGATCGACAAGCTGTGCCGAAAGTTCGAGGAGTACCAATTGTATTAG